A window from Actinomycetospora corticicola encodes these proteins:
- the fabI gene encoding enoyl-ACP reductase FabI, whose translation MGLLDGKRILVTGIITDASIAFHVAKAAQEAGATVIVTAFGRPSLVKRIAQRLPEPAPVIELDVQNQEQLDGLADAVREHVDGLDGVLHSIGFAPASALGEGAFLNAPWSDVATAIEVSAYSLKSLAVACRPLMGRGSSIVGMDFDNRVAWPAYDWMGVAKSALESTTRYLARDLGPDGIRVNLVAAGPLKTMAAKSIPGFASFEQAWTDRAPLGWDLSDPTPVAKTACALLSDWMPTTTGEMVHADGGFHAVGV comes from the coding sequence CCACGTCGCCAAGGCGGCGCAGGAGGCGGGCGCGACCGTGATCGTGACCGCCTTCGGCCGCCCGTCGCTGGTGAAGCGGATCGCTCAGCGACTCCCCGAGCCCGCGCCGGTGATCGAGCTGGACGTGCAGAACCAGGAGCAGCTCGACGGACTCGCCGACGCCGTGCGCGAGCACGTCGACGGCCTCGACGGGGTGCTGCACTCCATCGGCTTCGCGCCCGCGTCGGCGCTGGGGGAGGGCGCCTTCCTCAACGCCCCGTGGTCGGACGTCGCGACCGCCATCGAGGTGTCGGCCTACTCGCTGAAGTCGCTCGCCGTGGCCTGCAGGCCGCTGATGGGACGCGGGTCGAGCATCGTCGGGATGGACTTCGACAACCGCGTCGCGTGGCCCGCCTACGACTGGATGGGCGTCGCCAAGTCCGCCCTCGAGTCGACCACCCGCTACCTCGCGCGCGACCTCGGCCCCGACGGCATCCGCGTCAACCTCGTCGCCGCGGGCCCGCTCAAGACCATGGCCGCCAAGTCCATCCCGGGCTTCGCGTCGTTCGAGCAGGCCTGGACCGACCGGGCACCCCTGGGCTGGGACCTCTCCGACCCGACCCCGGTGGCCAAGACGGCCTGCGCCCTCCTCTCGGACTGGATGCCCACCACCACCGGCGAGATGGTCCACGCCGACGGTGGTTTCCACGCCGTCGGCGTCTGA